A single window of Gossypium arboreum isolate Shixiya-1 chromosome 13, ASM2569848v2, whole genome shotgun sequence DNA harbors:
- the LOC108463997 gene encoding E3 ubiquitin-protein ligase DIS1-like, which yields MDTSMASGNPSFDDLQNKGEAIDHPQNEDTMDCESLNISSQAAVKPNGTVSSSVRELLECPVCCNSMYPPILQCLNGHTLCSGCKPKVDNRCPTCRHELGNIRCLALEKLAASLELPCKYQSFGCNGIYPYYSKPKHEYQCSYRPYGCPYAGSECTVIGDIPHLVAHLKDDHKVDMHNGCTFNHRYVKSNPHEVENATWMLTVFSCFGQYFCLHFEAFHIGLAPVYIAFLRFMGDNNEAKNYSYSLEVGGNGRKLIWQGVPRSIRDSHRKVRDSFDGLIIQRNMALFFSGGDRKELKLRVTGRIWKEQ from the exons ATGGATACTAGCATGGCATCTGGGAATCCGTCTTTCGATGACTTGCAGAACAAGGGTGAGGCTATTGATCATCCACAAAATGAAGACACTATGGATTGTGAGTCTCTAAATATTTCTTCTCAAGCTGCTGTAAAACCTAATGGGACTGTGTCTAGCAGTGTTCGAGAGCTTTTGGAATGCCCCGTTTGTTGTAATTCGATGTACCCACCAATTCTTCAG TGTTTAAATGGTCACACATTGTGTTCTGGTTGCAAGCCAAAGGTTGACAACCGGTGCCCTACATGCAGGCATGAACTCGGGAATATTAGGTGTCTTGCTTTGGAGAAACTTGCTGCTTCTCTTGAGCTTCCCTGTAAATATCAAAGCTTTGGGTGCAATGGCATATATCCATATTATAGCAAGCCAAAACACGAGTATCAATGTTCTTATAGACCATATGGCTGCCCCTATGCTGGGTCAGAATGCACAGTCATTGGTGATATTCCTCATCTAGTGGCCCACCTAAAAGATGATCACAAAGTCGATATGCACAATGGCTGCACCTTTAACCACCGCTATGTCAAATCAAATCCACATGAGGTTGAGAATGCTACATGGATGCTAACG GTTTTCAGTTGCTTTGGTCAGTACTTTTGCCTGCATTTTGAAGCATTCCATATCGGATTAGCTCCTGTTTATATAGCATTCTTGCGGTTTATGGGTGACAATAATGAGGCAAAGAACTATAGCTACAGCCTCGAGGTGGGTGGGAACGGGAGGAAGCTGATTTGGCAAGGGGTGCCAAGGAGCATAAGGGACAGTCACCGGAAGGTTCGTGATAGTTTTGATGGTCTCATTATCCAGCGCAACATGGCTTTGTTCTTCTCTGGGGGAGACCGGAAAGAATTGAAGCTTAGAGTGACAGGAAGGATATGGAAAGAGCAGTGA